A section of the Ornithinimicrobium sufpigmenti genome encodes:
- the ndk gene encoding nucleoside-diphosphate kinase, with translation MTETPQTERSLILVKPDGYRRGLTGEVLRRIEAKGYSLAALAVVTPTREQLAQHYAEHEGKPFYEPLVEFMLSGPVTAAIVEGHGCIAGFRSLAGATDPTTAAPGTIRGDLGRDWGLKVQQNIVHGSDSPESAAREIAIWFPQHA, from the coding sequence GTGACCGAGACCCCCCAGACCGAACGCTCCCTCATCCTCGTCAAGCCCGACGGCTACCGTCGGGGGCTCACCGGGGAGGTGCTGCGCCGCATCGAGGCCAAGGGCTACTCGTTGGCCGCCCTCGCCGTGGTGACCCCCACCCGTGAGCAGCTGGCGCAGCACTATGCCGAGCACGAGGGCAAGCCGTTCTACGAGCCGCTCGTGGAGTTCATGCTGTCGGGACCGGTGACGGCGGCGATCGTCGAGGGCCACGGCTGCATCGCCGGCTTCCGCTCCCTGGCGGGGGCCACCGACCCCACCACGGCCGCGCCCGGCACGATCCGGGGCGACCTGGGCCGCGACTGGGGGCTGAAGGTGCAGCAGAACATCGTGCACGGCTCGGACTCGCCCGAGTCCGCCGCCCGCGAGATCGCGATCTGGTTTCCCCAGCACGCCTGA